In Zea mays cultivar B73 chromosome 7, Zm-B73-REFERENCE-NAM-5.0, whole genome shotgun sequence, the following proteins share a genomic window:
- the LOC103633310 gene encoding uncharacterized protein, producing the protein MGMWKVVCVTDASAYIASWIVRLLLDRGYTVRATVRDTSFGNVEPTSVDLFKNFHYSKNNGFIEFVQKAIDDMEGIMSEPVQDGHEPKLANEAVSQVVKINYFSSCCRCLFGLQEYL; encoded by the exons ATGGGGATGTGGAAGGTGGTGTGTGTCACCGACGCATCAGCGTACATCGCGTCCTGGATCGTCAGGCTCCTCCTCGACCGTGGCTACACCGTCCGCGCCACCGTGCGAGACACAT CCTTTGGAAATGTAGAGCCCACCTCAGTTGATCTATTCAAGAACTTCCATTATAGCAAAAACAATGGATTTATCGAGTTTGTACAGAAAGCAATT GATGATATGGAAGGCATCATGAGTGAACCAGTACAAGATGGACATGAACCAAAGTTAGCAAATGAAGCTGTTTCTCAGGTTGTCAAAATCAACTACTTTTCTTCGTGTTGCAGGTGTTTGTTCGGCCTCCAAGAGTACCTCTAG